The genomic stretch TTTCAAATTTGAGCAGTATAAGTTTCAGTTTTGAACGTAAAAGAAAATCTTGTACAGATTTTAGAGGATCATCTTACATCTCGCTCAGCAAGCCAATTGATAGCTCCAAATTGGCTCCTATAAAATTTGAAAAGATGGTTACAAAAGCTATGTCTGGAGCACGTGAACAAGTGCCAGTTTCAGGATTACCTATCGATTTGAGAGGTTGCTCTAAAGTGTCTGTAAATTCTCCTTTGGTTTGAGGTTTTGTGCAGTAGTTTAGAGTTTTTGCTTGCAATAAGTGATTGTTTATTTCTTATTATGCAGGTAAGAGGGCATTTATTGCAGGCATAGCAGATGATAATGGGTATGGATGGGCAATAGCAAAGTCTCTTGCAGCTGCAGGGGCTGAAATTCTTGTTGGTACATGGGTCCCTGTACGTATATCTTTGACATGTTTATAAAGTTACTACCATTACTTATAACATGGCAAAGAAGTGGTCTTTCTGATTACTTTATATTACAGGCATTGAACATTTTCGAAACCAGTCTGCGGCGGGGGAAGTTTGATGATTCACGAGTGTAAGCGTGAAAATATTCTATCTTTCCATGTACTGTCTTCTTTCCCACATTTTTCTGATAGGTAACGTAATTTGATGTTTTAGGTTGCCAGATGGATCATTGATGGAAATTACAAAGGTTTACCCTCTGGATGCAGTTTTTGACAGTCCAGAAGATGTTCCTGAGGATGTAAGATAAACTATTCTCAGTTCTCCTCTCAACAACTTATACAAGTCTAATCATACTTGGTGAAATTCGTGCAGGTCAAAACAAACAAACGTTATGCTGGATCCTCAAAATGGACTGTCAAGGTATATCATGCTTTACATATTTCTTGCTGTTTCTCATATTGTTCATCTGGATATATGCCTACATGCAACCATATGTATATGTTGGTTCTTATATTAAAGGAAACTTTTATTTGTGAGTGTTGAAGGGCATTCAAACACATAATATTGGATGTTGTTTGGCCCGTTTTAGTATTCTCCACCATGCCTGTGCAAATTGCTTATAGTTGACATCCATATATTATGATCAAATCTTCTTCAACCCTGGCTCCTAAGTTTATTTGGCCAGAAAAGCTTCAGTTATAGTTGATGCTGAAATTTGGTTACGAAAGACTTTATTATATCCTAAATGTGTCATTGACGAAATGTTTGTTTGGTTATAAGGACGTTGTAATATGCTATATGCATCATTGATACTGAAACTTCTGTTTGGTCATCATTTAATTAAAGTACCATATTCCGCTCCGCTGGCGTGTGATATCTCCAGTGTTTTCTCCTCCATCTTTTTAGTTGAATTATCTATCTTGCTCATAAAGTAGTAAAATAGTATTGTATATTTAGGGAATGCAGAGTTATGTCAACACAGCTGATAAACTTGTTAAATAACCTTGTTATTGCTAATATTGTAGGAAGTTGCAGAATGTGTTAAACAAGATTTTGGCACTATTGACATCCTTGTACATTCACTTGCAAATGGTCCAGAGGTACACTATTCCTTCATCCTTCCTTTGTGAATTTCCCTTTACAATCCTTACGAGGcctataatttttaaatatttattatagGTTAGCAAACCTCTGTCAGAGACATCAAGAAAAGGATACCTTGCAGCTGTATCTGCCTCCAGTTATTCCTTTATATCTCTACTGAGGCATTTTCTTCCCATAATAAATCCAGGTATACTCTTGCTAGCCTTCTGTTATTTTTGGTTACTTTAGTAAAACAATATTAGTGCATCAAGTGCTGTTCCATCAAACAAATCTTTCTCTGAAACTTTCAGCTATGTCCTTACCTTGTAGGCGGTGCCACAATCTCTCTAACGTATGTTGCTTCTGAAAGGATTATCCCTGGGTATGACTCTCCTTAATTATGTAGGTTGAACTTTCTTAATTTCTCAGTTTAGGTTTAAATTAATATTCTTCTTGGATTTACAGATATGGAGGCGGTATGAGTTCAGCAAAAGCTGCTTTGGAGAGTGACACAAGAGTAAGTTTGTAGCTAGTTTTATTTTCGATAATCCATCTCTCGTTCCCTTTAGCTTCAACTATGAGCATTGCGTAAGAGTAGTGTACGCTTGCTGAAGGTCCTGGCATTTGAAGCTGGAAGAAAGCACAAAGTCAGAGTGAACACGATATCTGCAGGTATGCATCAACACTCAGTTTCTGTATAACTTGCTGATCTTTTAACTCTGGAAATTTTCTGCACAAACCAATTCAATGATATGCTGCATTGTCAAAGCTTGAATTTTATTCTCGTTTCGGGGAGAACATGTTTTCCATGACATGTCTTCATTTCCATTACAACCTAAAACTGTATAATTTGGTTGATAACTTCTTCAGTCACTATTGTGTGCTCAACTCACATCAAACATTCCTATGTTCGCCTCCTAATATGCTCGGTGCTCATAGATCTAAAACTCCATTGccagaaattaaacaagtaattaatTTACAGGTCCACTGGGAAGTCGTGCAGCAAAAGCTATTGGCTTTATTGACATGATGATAAATTACTCATTGGAGAATGCTCCTTTGCAAAAAGAGTTATATGCCGGTAAGTAAGATGGTTGAATATTTATTTTCCACTGAGAATGCTCAGAACAATCACCATGTTGCTAGTGAGGGTCAAATGCGTTCTCTTACCTGAATTCATTTTCAAAATCATACTGGTGTATGTATCGGGATGGGAGGCTTTGAATAGAATTTAAGCTGAGATTCTCATCTTACTGTGTGCTGCACTTCTATTGCTTCTGAGTATCTAACCTTAAAGTGGAACTAACAGAGGAGGTCGGAAACACTGCTGCTTTTCTGGCATCTCCTTTGGCTTCAGCAATTACTGGTGCCACCGTGTATGTTGACAATGGTCTGAATGCAATGGGAGTTGGAGTTGACAGCCCAGCTTTTTCGGGTCTCAATATCCCAACGGATAATAAGAGTTAGAGCTGGAGGAAATGCTAGTATCGCTTGTGTTATTTCAGAGAAATAAAATATTCTTTCGATAATAGGACACAAAAGTCAGCCTCTTGGTTTTGTTATCTATTATAGATTCCGCAGATAGGTCATTTCATTTCGATGAGTGGATATCAACTGATGTGACATTGCATTTGTAGGAGGCAATCTCAGCATTGGATATGGTCCTCTTTATTTAATCATTTTGCCGATGTGCTAATTAACTATTTGCATTCAAATTTAATTCAAGATGCATTCAATGAGTAAAACTTTCCTTCTGGTTTTCCGTTGCCCATTATCTTATGGAGACAGAATCTACACTCAAGTGCAGGATATTTATTTGATTTGATACTGCcattgctcaaatcttagcttcTAAATATATACATAAGTTATCCAGTAGATTTCAGTCTACGCATGAGCTACAGATAGGGCAGACTATTTGCCACAAGTATCATACGCTCAACCAGTGCGTAATGAGGACATCAAGATCACTTTTTTCTTGAGCAAATTTATGACAAGTAAATTTTGTAAACTATTTTGAATTTGCACATCTCAAGTTCTCAACGCTTTCATTCTGTACATTATAACGATACGTTATCCAACCTCTGCATCAACCTTGGTCATCCAGATCTACATTAAAAACATACTGCGGTCAATACTAAGTTCTCTGAGAAACCGGGCTTAGCTTAATATGTTACCAGCAGTGCACCAATTACTACACAAAGAAAACATTTTTACAGGAGGCATACGATAAGGGGGTTTCAGCCTTCCTCCTCCCCCTATGCAATAACAAGAAGGAACAAAATAAGATGGGAAAAGAATGTCCGCTTGTTACCTCTATGTCTGAATATATTAACCAAAGAGCTATTGGCCCAAAAAACAGATCAAAGTTAACAATTTCCTAATACTTAACCAATAACCGTGGAACTTCCTGAATCATCTCAAAGTTCTATAAGCTTCAGCCAGTCTTATGTGAGCTTTCGCTTTCCTTTCCTAATAGCAGCAGCTCTTGCAGAATTCTCACTTTCTGGGGAGTCTTCAACTACAATCTGCTCCTGCAAAACCAGACCACGATTTCTGGATAACTTCCTTATTGGTGTTGTTGACACACCTCGTTCATTTTCTACATTGTTTGATGCCGGCTGAGAATTGGCTAGCGTTTCAGCTTCATTTCTGTGTGGCATTAATTCTTCTCCATCACCAACAGAAGCCAACATAAGCTGCATATGAAGAAACTAATTCAGAGGCATAGTGACTAATAATAGAACTCCTAGGCACATCACATGTAATGGAACTAAAATGAGCACTCAAAAGATTCAAGAATGAGAGCAAAACAGCAGGAAACCTGCTGAGTAGCATCGCAAGACAGCTGCTAAATGAAAAACAGCAAATCTGTTATGCATCAGAAATGAAAAGAACAGGATAATGATGTGGTAAAACTGACCATACATCTATTATGCAGaataatataaaaatgaaagttgATCTCATCCACAAGCTTGTTAAAGCACAAATCCTTGGCCATTAGCTTATGTGAGAAGCATACTTTTAGTATAAGATAGAAAGTCATTTCAGTGTGCTAATAGTTCAATATCAacagaaacaaaaataaaaaccaTCCATAatcctctatatatatatatatacagagagagagagaaatgatGGATTTAAGATAGATACCTTCCAATCCAGGAAGTCGAATCTAAAGACGAAGTGCATATAAGAAACCTCCCCAGAAAGAACTGCattagaagcaggagcattcctTGGTGCTGCATAATCATTAGTTAGTCTAGTCATGAAATATGCAGAGGCAGAAGAAGAAACTGAAACTCCAAACAACTATGGGCATAAGAAACTTACAAACTCTATGACAGCCTTTGTCATCAACAGTTATGTCAGCCCGCCCATCTTTCATTAGAAACGATAGGGCAAATAAATTTTCAACTGTTTGTGCAAATGATCTTCTATTCAGGATTATGTTTTCGAGCTTAACGCTCTTATGCCTCCTTAAAATTTGGAACATCGTAGCCATATTCTTGTCAGTGTCTGTCTTCTCTTCAACAACTGTTTCATTTAGCTGAAAATATATCAAGATATCTTAGGATACAATAAATATTAGCAAAGTAAGGAAGAATTAGCTAGTGGTTATGCAGtttaaagaaactaaagaaaAGTGACTACAGTCAGCAACTCGGCATTTAAAACAGAATGAGGAAACTCTAATGCAAAGAGAGATCCACAAGATAATATTCAAGTAAAATGCTTAAACTATTTTAGAGATAGACTCAATTCTCCTAGAGACTTGAGATTTCTTTAAATGTTCTTCCAGCAGTAAACATCTGACT from Nicotiana sylvestris chromosome 12, ASM39365v2, whole genome shotgun sequence encodes the following:
- the LOC104218384 gene encoding enoyl-[acyl-carrier-protein] reductase [NADH] 2, chloroplastic-like isoform X2 produces the protein MAANTNPGLQIRATEQCISASCNISNLSSISFSFERKRKSCTDFRGSSYISLSKPIDSSKLAPIKFEKMVTKAMSGAREQVPVSGLPIDLRGKRAFIAGIADDNGYGWAIAKSLAAAGAEILVGTWVPALNIFETSLRRGKFDDSRVLPDGSLMEITKVYPLDAVFDSPEDVPEDVKTNKRYAGSSKWTVKEVAECVKQDFGTIDILVHSLANGPEVSKPLSETSRKGYLAAVSASSYSFISLLRHFLPIINPGGATISLTYVASERIIPGYGGGMSSAKAALESDTRVLAFEAGRKHKVRVNTISAGPLGSRAAKAIGFIDMMINYSLENAPLQKELYAEEVGNTAAFLASPLASAITGATVYVDNGLNAMGVGVDSPAFSGLNIPTDNKS
- the LOC104218384 gene encoding enoyl-[acyl-carrier-protein] reductase [NADH] 2, chloroplastic-like isoform X1 translates to MIPLLLFWSTDLLEMAANTNPGLQIRATEQCISASCNISNLSSISFSFERKRKSCTDFRGSSYISLSKPIDSSKLAPIKFEKMVTKAMSGAREQVPVSGLPIDLRGKRAFIAGIADDNGYGWAIAKSLAAAGAEILVGTWVPALNIFETSLRRGKFDDSRVLPDGSLMEITKVYPLDAVFDSPEDVPEDVKTNKRYAGSSKWTVKEVAECVKQDFGTIDILVHSLANGPEVSKPLSETSRKGYLAAVSASSYSFISLLRHFLPIINPGGATISLTYVASERIIPGYGGGMSSAKAALESDTRVLAFEAGRKHKVRVNTISAGPLGSRAAKAIGFIDMMINYSLENAPLQKELYAEEVGNTAAFLASPLASAITGATVYVDNGLNAMGVGVDSPAFSGLNIPTDNKS